In Rhododendron vialii isolate Sample 1 chromosome 9a, ASM3025357v1, the following are encoded in one genomic region:
- the LOC131301466 gene encoding lysine-specific demethylase JMJ27-like isoform X1: protein MNAAGRGGGTVAADQPPASCGNAGSVLDGGMVSGERNTFFLDSGRGFVDSRSVDFMIGNGNKIGNGSRNDNADIRVRVNPILHRFSQFNNVGGSPMIYGGLIPTEVAGEEESPSLAGGGEGFETPEGTAKRRVGRPKGSGRIGRPKGSRDKMKILGGKEVKRISKKGLKLGRPKGSKNKKKIFDGKEVQGSISSLGGVNQGASQVPRGSGEQKEVIETKKRSRKIKGFQSKKKIRDGKEVRGMSIEGVNQGTNEVAGRGGGGKNVAIEGKKKFVRPKGLKNKKKMAAEVAGGNTNGSSSFKRRGRPKGSTKNKKILPVEGNQEMSVEVPSGNFSVYMTVKRGRPKGTKNKKILPVEENRGMPSELGIARKRGKLGRPKGSKKRLLVKMGNEDGAIGSKDDGVDEDQSSKNEAWMVTGKEDQIMLDASVDLSEACKFFFTNHSGDMKSVDPIDSANGDFVQVTETSLENDKGDESVTTKRKRGRPRGSVKKPKLMVAGEVLSSRKEVKDLVVNMGNEELLDESSNTQKRGRGRPRKNADERSKLINTAEEDGLLNSGPADSKKEQGSLMCHQCFKSDKNDVVSCLNCKRKRYCYECLAKWYPERTREELENACPFCCGNCNCIACLRGDVVVKASYKEADENIRLQRSIYLLHKTLPLLRHIQGEQNSELNVEAGIRGVQMTEADIEKSILDEDDRVYCDNCSTSIVNFHRSCPNPDCSYDLCLSCCWELRKGFQPGGKEADSSIHQLFERSCEKGKEMKGEFSPQQQISGWGDHEAILVNDSTANMSCEFPDWRAKTDGSIPCPPKERGGCGAGILALRHIFEAHWVENLIRSAEDLAINYQSPDIDFSQGCSLCLHTSTSRGDGKDSGVRQASFREKSHDNLLYSPNAVHLGDSDFEHFQMHWMRGEPVIVKNVLAKTSGLSWEPMVMWRAFRSASRKLKEESFCVKAIDCLDWCEVEIKIHQFFKGYLEGRRHRTGWPEMLKLKDWPPTNSFEECLPRHGAEFIAMLPYSDYTHPRTGLLNLATKLPDGALKPDLGPKTYIAYGSSEELGRGDSVTKLHCDISDAVNVLTHTAEVKIAPWQQKIIKNLQMKYEAERLAELRRRTNDALGTRESMPPKQSQEIENLDFVSAEESKSSQRDSFLPETLNEEKKLGEEPFLSDTRTLPFLDSVGFQTQCVFGGLNKAEESISVFPESGRHCEGTSDFDTKSSKSKPINYSQPCGVNTMKPIRNEDEVAAFLDDKPVSAASMRTESGPEDDTFQSNSCSEVEEGGAVWDIFRRQDVPKLIEYLKKHWKELRHIDNRPVNSVDHPIHDQTFYLTEKHKKQLKEEFNIEPWTFEQYLGEAVFIPAGCPHQVRNRQSCIKVALDFVSPDNVEECIRLTEEFRLLPKSHRSKEDKLEVKKLAMYAAILAVNEAKSLMLKLENYSKSKFTIHESNNNLIRVLFEDVARFFSSSFSRNCCHC from the exons ATGAACGCGGCTGGGCGCGGCGGAGGTACGGTGGCTGCTGACCAGCCACCGGCGTCCTGTGGTAATGCAGGTTCGGTTCTCGACGGCGGAATGGTGTCAGGTGAGAGAAACACTTTCTTTCTTGATAGCGGTAGAGGTTTTGTTGATTCTAGGTCTGTTGACTTTATGATTGGGAATGGAAATAAGATTGGGAATGGGAGTAGGAACGATAATGCGGatattagggttagggttaacCCAATTCTGCACAGGTTTAGTCAGTTTAACAATGTGGGTGGGAGTCCTATGATTTACGGCGGGTTAATTCCCACTGAAGTTGCCGGGGAAGAAGAAAGTCCTTCTCTTGCCGGTGGTGGCGAGGGTTTTGAAACACCGGAGGGAACTGCAAAGCGAAGGGTTGGTAGACCAAAGGGTTCGGGGAGGATTGGTAGACCAAAGGGTTCAAGGGATAAAATGAAAATTCTTGGTGGTAAAGAGGTTAAGAGAATTTCTAAGAAGGGACTAAAGCTCGGTAGACCTAAGGGTTccaagaataaaaagaagatttttgaTGGTAAAGAAGTTCAGGGTTCGATTTCGAGTCTTGGAGGAGTTAATCAAGGGGCTAGTCAAGTTCCTAGAGGAAGTGGTGAGCAAAAAGAGGTTATTGAAACGAAGAAGAGGTCAAGAAAGATCAAGGGGTTTCAGAGTAAAAAGAAGATTCGTGATGGTAAAGAAGTTCGGGGAATGTCTATTGAAGGGGTTAATCAGGGGACTAATGAAGTTGCTGGAcgaggtggtggtggtaaaaATGTGGCTATTGAAGGGAAGAAGAAGTTTGTAAGGCCTAAGGGGttaaagaacaagaagaaaatggcAGCTGAAGTTGCTGGGGGTAATACTAATGGAAGTAGCAGTTTTAAGCGGAGGGGCAGGCCAAAGGGTTCGACGAAGAACAAGAAAATTCTTCCAGTTGAAGGAAATCAAGAGATGTCGGTTGAAGTTCCTTCTGGCAATTTCAGTGTATACATGACTGTCAAGCGTGGCAGGCCAAAGGGTacaaagaacaagaaaattCTTCCAGTTGAAGAAAATCGAGGAATGCCAAGTGAACTTGGCATTGCTAGGAAGAGAGGTAAGTTGGGAAGGCCAAAAGGATCAAAAAAGCGGTTACTAGTAAAGATGGGTAATGAAGACGGAGCGATTGGTTCTAAAGATGACGGTGTAGATGAGGACCAGAGTTCCAAGAATGAGGCTTGGATGGTGACTGGTAAAGAAGATCAGATTATGCTTGACGCCAGTGTGGATTTAAGTGAGGCCTGCAAATTTTTCTTCACAAATCACAGTGGTGATATGAAAAGTGTAGACCCAATTGATTCTGCTAATGGGGATTTTGTTCAGGTGACTGAAACTTCCCTGGAAAATGATAAGGGAGACGAGTCTGTAACTACAAAACGAAAGCGTGGACGACCACGTGGATCTGTGAAGAAACCGAAGTTAATGGTAGCTGGTGAAGTCTTGAGTTCTAGAAAGGAGGTGAAAGATTTGGTTGTGAACATGGGCAATGAAGAGTTATTGGATGAATCTAGTAACACTCAGAAAAGGGGTAGAGGAAGACCAAGAAAGAATGCAGATGAACGTTCAAAGCTCATAAACACTGCGGAAGAAGACGGATTGTTGAATTCAGGACCGGCG GATTCGAAGAAAGAGCAGGGGAGTTTGATGTGTCACCAATGCTTCAAGAGCGATAAGAATGACGTTGTCTCTTGTTTAAATTGCAAAAGGAAACGCTACTGCTATGAGTGCCTTGCAAAATG GTACCCAGAGAGAACAAGGGAGGAACTTGAGAATGCAtgcccattttgttgtggcaatTGCAATTGCATTGCGTGCCTACGAGGTGATGTTGTTGTAAAG GCTAGTTACAAAGAAGCAGACGAGAATATCAGACTGCAAAGATCAATATATTTGCTACACAAAACTCTGCCCCTCCTCCGGCACATCCAAGGGGAGCAGAATTCTGAGCTAAATGTGGAAGCTGGCATACGTG GTGTTCAAATGACTGAAGCAGATATAGAAAAGTCTATACTTGACGAAGATGACAGAGTGTATTG TGATAACTGCAGCACATCGATTGTCAATTTCCACCGAAGCTGCCCAAACCCTGATTGTTCATACGATCTCTGTCTCAGTTGTTGTTGGGAACTGAGAAAAGGTTTTCAGCCCGGAGGTAAAGAGGCAGACTCCTCGATTCATCAGTTGTTTGAGAGATCTTGTGAAAAGGGTAAAGAAATGAAGGGTGAGTTTTCTCCCCAACAGCAGATCTCTGGTTGGGGGGACCACGAGGCCATTCTAGTAAATGATTCTACAGCTAATATGTCCTGTGAATTTCCTGATTGGAGAGCAAAAACAGATGGTAGCATTCCTTGCCCTCCAAAGGAGCGGGGAGGTTGTGGTGCTGGAATATTGGCACTGAGACACATATTCGAAGCCCATTGGGTAGAAAACCTAATAAGGAGTGCAGAAGACCTTGCTATCAATTATCAGTCGCCAGATATTGATTTTTCTCAGGGATGTTCGTTGTGCCTTCATACAAGTACTTCAAGAGGTGATGGGAAGGATTCTGGAGTAAGGCAGGCATCTTTTAGGGAGAAAAGCCATGATAATTTGCTATATTCTCCAAATGCTGTTCACTTGGGAGATAGTGACTTCGAGCATTTTCAAATGCATTGGATGAGAGGTGAACCTGTTATAGTTAAAAATGTACTTGCAAAGACATCTGGTCTTAGTTGGGAACCAATGGTCATGTGGAGGGCTTTCAGAAGTGCAAGCAGGAAATTGAAAGAGGAGAGCTTTTGTGTTAAGGCTATTGATTGCTTGGATTGGTGCGAG GTTGAGATTAAAATTCATCAGTTCTTCAAGGGTTATTTAGAGGGTCGTAGGCATCGGACTGGGTGGCCTGAGATGTTGAAGCTGAAGGATTGGCCACCAACTAATTCATTTGAGGAATGTTTGCCGAGGCATGGCGCTGAATTTATTGCCATGCTTCCTTACAGTGATTATACTCACCCCAGAACTGGTCTTCTGAATCTTGCTACAAAGCTTCCTGATGGTGCTTTGAAGCCGGACTTGGGTCCCAAAACATACATTGCTTATGGGTCTTCAGAAGAGCTTGGTAGAGGTGATTCAGTGACTAAACTTCATTGTGACATTTCCGATGCG GTGAATGTACTGACACACACAGCTGAGGTGAAGATCGCTCCATGGCAACAGAAAATCATCAAAAACTTGCAGATGAAATATGAAGCAGAAAGGTTGGCCGAGCTTCGTCGCAGAACAAATGATGCATTGGGCACACGTGAAAGTATGCCACCAAAACAATCTcaggaaattgaaaatttggatTTTGTATCAGCGGAGGAATCAAAAAGTAGTCAGAGAGACTCTTTTTTACCGGAAACCCTGAATGAAGAGAAGAAACTGGGCGAGGAACCTTTCTTATCAGACACGAGGACGCTGCCCTTCTTAGACTCCGTTGGTTTTCAAACTCAATGTGTTTTTGGAGGTTTGAATAAAGCCGAAGAATCCATATCAGTTTTTCCAGAAAGCGGAAGACATTGTGAAGGGACAAGTGATTTTGATACTAAATCCAGTAAGTCAAAGCCAATCAATTATTCTCAACCCTGTGGTGTCAACACAATGAAGCCCATCAGAAATGAAGATGAGGTGGCAGCCTTTTTGGACGACAAACCTGTCAGTGCAGCATCAATGAGAACAGAGTCGGGTCCAGAGGATGACACGTTTCAAAGCAACAGTTGTTCAGAGGTTGAAGAAGGAGGTGCTGTTTGGGACATCTTCCGTCGGCAGGATGTGCCCAAGTTAATCGAATACCTAAAGAAGCATTGGAAAGAATTACGCCACATCGACAATCGCCCTGTGAATTCT GTTGATCATCCTATTCATGACCAGACCTTTTATTTGACTGAGAAGCATAAGAAACAGCTGAAGGAGGAATTCA ATATAGAACCTTGGACATTTGAGCAATACCTTGGAGAGGCTGTGTTCATTCCTGCTGGATGCCCACATCAAGTGAGAAACAGACAG TCCTGCATTAAAGTGGCCCTCGACTTTGTATCCCCTGACAATGTTGAAGAATGCATTCGGTTGACAGAGGAGTTCCGCTTGCTTCCGAAATCCCACAGATCCAAGGAAGATAAATTGGAG GTGAAGAAGTTGGCAATGTATGCTGCAATTCTAGCTGTTAATGAAGCCAAGAGTCTGATGTTGAAACTTGA GAACTATTCGAAGAGCAAATTCACAATCCATGAAAGCAACAATAATCTTATACGAGTATTATTTGAAGACGTTGCTcgattcttttcttcttctttttcccgaAATTGTTGTCATTGTTGA